The Streptomyces sp. M92 nucleotide sequence CTCGCGGCGCCGTGGGAGCAGTTCCGTACGTACTTCATGTTCCGCGGCGAGGGCGACCAGCAGGTCTTCTCGGTGCGGACGTTCTACGACCGGCCCCACCAGATCGACGAGAAGCCGCAGCTGCTCGAGTCGGTCGACGACTGGAACCGGCGCACCCTGTGGCCGAAGGTGTACTCCCACACCCATGACGACGGCACCGTCCGCCTGATCGGCGAGGCGCAGATGCTGATCGGCATGGGCGTCAGCCTGGAGCACTTCGTCTCCTCGACGGTCAGCTGGGTGCGCGCCGCCATCGAGTTCGACCGGTGGCTCGTGGAGCAGCTCGGCCTGGAGCAGGAGGTCAACGAGGCGGAGAAGCCCAAGGACGAGGGCGAGGAGTAGTCCGCCCCCGGTCAGCGGGGAGCCCGGCCCGGACGGTGACGTCCGTGCCGGGCTCTTCCCCGTTCCGGGACGCTCAGGCCGTCCGGCCCGCCGTCCCCAGCGCCTTCAGCCGGCTGACCGCCTCCTCCAGCACCTGGGTCCGCTTGCAGAACGCGAACCGGACGAAGGGGGCGCCCGCCTCCCGGTGGTCGTAGAAGACCGCGTTGGGTACGGCGACGACGCCCGCGCGCTCGGGCAGGGCGCGGCAGAAGGCGAAGCCGTCCTCCTCGCCGAGGGGGCGGATGTCGGTGGTGACGAAGTACGTGCCGGAGGGGCGGTAGACGCCGAAGCCCGCCTCTTCCAGCCCCGTCGCCAGCAGGTCCCGCTTGGCGCGCATGTCCTCCCGGTAGGCCGTGAAGTACGACTCGGGCAGGGCCAGGGCCTCGGCGACCGCGTACTGGAAGGGGCCGGCCGACACGTACGTCAGGTACTGCTTGGCCGAGCGGACCGCCGTGAGCAGGGCGGGCGCGGCGGTGATCCAGCCGACCTTCCAGCCCGTGAAGGAGAAGGTCTTGCCGGCCGACCCGATGGTCACCGTGCGCTCGCGCATGCCCGGGAAGGAGGCGAGCGGAATGTGCTCGGCATCGTCGAAGACCAGGTGCTCGTAGACCTCGTCGGTCACCACCAGCAGGTCCCGTTCGACGGCCAGCTCGGCGATCGCCGCCAGTTCGGCGCGGGTGAGGACCGTGCCCGTCGGGTTGTGCGGGGTGTTCAGCAGCAGCAGGCGGGTGCGGTCGGTGACCGCGTCGCGCAGCTCGTCTAGGTCCAGGCGGAAGGCGCCCTCGTGCGGGCGCAGGGTCACGGGTACGCGGGTGCCGCCGGCCATGGCGACGCAGGCCGCGTACGAGTCGTAGTACGGCTCCAGCGCGACGACCTCGTCGCCGGGCTCCAGCAGGGCCAGCAGGGATGCGGCGATGGCCTCCGTGGCGCCCGCGGTGACCAGGACCTCGGTGTCGGGGTCGTAGGACAGGCCGTAGCGGCGGTGCTGGTGGGCGGTGACGGCGCCG carries:
- a CDS encoding YbjN domain-containing protein, translated to MSIDPSSIPNFGGKQPEPQPQGPAGPVVPDQDLVKQLLEQMELKYVVDDEGDLAAPWEQFRTYFMFRGEGDQQVFSVRTFYDRPHQIDEKPQLLESVDDWNRRTLWPKVYSHTHDDGTVRLIGEAQMLIGMGVSLEHFVSSTVSWVRAAIEFDRWLVEQLGLEQEVNEAEKPKDEGEE
- a CDS encoding pyridoxal phosphate-dependent aminotransferase, producing MAAMTSTPPVGSSARPFLNRRLAEFGTTIFAEMSALAVRTGAINLGQGFPDTDGPEEVREAAVRALRDGRGNQYPPGPGVPELRGAVTAHQHRRYGLSYDPDTEVLVTAGATEAIAASLLALLEPGDEVVALEPYYDSYAACVAMAGGTRVPVTLRPHEGAFRLDLDELRDAVTDRTRLLLLNTPHNPTGTVLTRAELAAIAELAVERDLLVVTDEVYEHLVFDDAEHIPLASFPGMRERTVTIGSAGKTFSFTGWKVGWITAAPALLTAVRSAKQYLTYVSAGPFQYAVAEALALPESYFTAYREDMRAKRDLLATGLEEAGFGVYRPSGTYFVTTDIRPLGEEDGFAFCRALPERAGVVAVPNAVFYDHREAGAPFVRFAFCKRTQVLEEAVSRLKALGTAGRTA